The sequence AGAAGCAGAACCGCCTGGCCCAGGAGGAAAAGGAGGAGAGCGCCCGCCAGCGAACCCTGAAGCACGAGCTTGAGTGGATCAACATGTCTCCCAAGGGCCGTCATGCCAAGGCCAAGGCCAGAATTTCGTCCTACGAGAACCTGCTCAACCAGGAGACCAAAGACAAGATCAAGACGCTGGAACTCTTCATTCCTTCAGGTCCGCGTCTGGGCGACGTGGTCATCGAAGCCGATCATGTGAAGAAGGCGTACGAGGACAAGCTGCTCATCGAAGACATGAGCTTTGCCCTGCCTCCGGGCGGCATTGTCGGCGTCATCGGTCCCAACGGCGCGGGCAAGACCACGCTTTTTCGCATGATCTCCGGCCAGGAGAAGCCCGACAGCGGGGAGATCCGTCTCGGTCAGACCGTGAAGCTGGCCCATGTGGAGCAGGACCGCGATGTGCTGGACCCGAAGAAATCCGTCTGGGAAATGGTTTCCGGCGGCTACGACACCATCAATATCGGAGGCCGCGACATCAATTCGAGGGCCTATGTCAGCAAGTTCAACTTTGCCGGGCCGGATCAGCAGAAGACCGTCGGCATGCTCTCCGGCGGCGAGCGCAACCGTCTGCACTTGGCGCTGATGCTCAAAAAAGAGGCCAACGTACTGCTCCTCGACGAACCGACCAACGACCTGGACGTGAACACCATGCGCGCCCTGGAAGAGGCTCTGGAGAATTTTGCCGGATGCGCGGTGGTCATTTCCCATGATCGCTGGTTCTTGGACCGCATCGCGACCCACATCCTGGCCTTCGAGGGCGACAGCCAGGTGGTCTGGTTCGAGGGCAACTATTCGGAATATGAGAAGGATCTGAAGCGCCGCACCGGAAACACCCTGACGGTGCCGCGCCGCATCCGCTACCGTCAGTTGACTCGCTAGCATGACGTGATGAACCCGGCCCGGAATAATTCGGCCCGGGTTCTTTTCAATTGTGGCGGGTAGTGGTACTTATGTGAACCAGTGATGGCATACTCAATTTTGTCCATGAGGAGAATATGATGAATACACAAAGTCTTGCCTGTAAAGTGCTAATGCCTGCATACGGCATCATCGTGGCCGGCAGTATTTTAGAGAATCTGCTCCTTGGCACTGACTGGTTTTTGCTCGGTTCGGTGATTGGATTTTTATGGCTTGCGGCGGGCTTGGTCGGTCTGACGCTGGCCGTGCGCGAGTTGAGAAAAGGCGAGGGCTACATGCTGGTCGAGTCCGGTCCCTTCGCCTGGAGCCGCAACCCGATCCTGGCCGCCAATCTGCTTGGCATAATGCCTGGGCTTTGCCTGGTCCTGAACACCAATTTGGGGATTCTGGGCATTGCTGTCGGAATTTTCCTTTTTTTCAAAAACGTTGGAGCCGAAGAATTGGAACTCGAAGACCAGTTCGGCGAGACCTATCAGGCTTACCGCGAACGGGTCAGCCGTCTGCTTCCCCTTCCGTCCTGTCCGGAAAATTGATCCCTGCACGTTAACGGCAGCCTTCGGGTTGCCTTTTTTTTCAAGAAAAAAGCGCCCTCGGGGGGCGCTTCGTCAGGATCATGTCTGCTTTTTCTCAGCGGGATAGAACCAGCTGCATTGTGCTGATCTTCTGGATCTGTTTTCCGTATTCCCTGATTTCCTGCAGATCATAGCTGTCGTCCTGCACAGCGGATGCGACATGTGCATTGGCTTTTTGCAAAGTGGCCATGGCCTCATGAATCCGTGCGCCAATGGCGTGGACGCGGACACGAGATTCCTGCGCCAGCACGAAAGCTTTCACCGCCTTGCTCCTTTCGAGCAGGGAGTACGTGTCTTGGCTGTCGATAATGGCCGCAGAGATGATTTCAAGTTTCATGGCCGTGTCTGCATAGGCTTGCAAATAGCTGAGGGAAGATTCGCCCAGGGAAAAGTCGGCCTGCAGTCTGTTTGTAAGAGACGTTACGGAATCCGCAAAGGCCAGTACAATACCCTTGATGGTTTCGGACTTTCTGCGTGCTGTCCACGGGGCATCAAGTCCCCGTGTGACGTTTTGCACGGCTTCTTCCTGGGCGCGGGTCAGTTCCGGCCCCAATGTCTCGGTGATGTTGTCCAGAAAAACCCGTGCTGACCTGCGTACCATCTCGGTGCGATCATCCGCTGCAAGGCGTATGAGCAGGTCGCCGTACATGCGCAGCGATTTGCAAGCGGCAACGCGCATGGCCGTTGTTTCGGCAAGGGCCGATTCGTCGTAGGCCCAGTTGTCTGTATTTTTTGATGTGTCGAGGAGCACGAGCAGCGAGTTCATTTCGATGACTTCGCTACGCATGGAGAGGAACTCGGATTCGCTCATGCGCCCGACTCTCTCCGTGGCCAGGCCGAAGCTCTCCATGGCGTTGCGTTGTGTCGCGTTTGTGGCGCAACCGGAAAGGAATGCGCAAACAGTGATGCACGCGATCAGCATATATTTCATGTTACGATCCCTTGAGCGGTAAGGCTGTCTTTAAAGGCATAATTTGCCAGATAAACAGCAGTTCTCATATACATGGTGTGTGCGCTTGAATCAAGGGTGTAATCAAAATAAATGTTGTCATACATTTTTTTATGATCTGAATTTGATTGAAATCTCTCTGAGCTTATATCAAGGACGTGCCCGGTTCATTTGCATGCAGCGTTACAAATTCCGCGATTTTATGGGATGTGGATGTGTAATATATTCGTATTACATAGCGCAGGAGACCGTTGTCGGATGTAGATTTGCAATGGAAGTCACGGTGGGGCTTCGCTTGACGTGACGAAATGCCCGCGATCAGGTTTCAATGATGAATTGCACACGCTCGGACGCAAAGCGCGTTTCACAGAACTCTATGGGCCATTCTCTGGGGTCGACGTTCACGCTCTCCGTGACGAGTACAGGTCGGGTTTTGGCCTGGCGCAGCATGCGGGCTTCTCTGGCCGTGGGCAGGCGGCTTGAGATGTGCGTGCTTTTGCGGCGGTAGTCCATGACCCCGTAATGGCGCAGCGCCTGGGTCACGGAACCTGTCTCGCGAAAATGTTCTGCCAGACCCGGAAAGCGGGCTTGAGGGAAATGAGCGCTGGCCAGGCAGATGCGCGCCCCGTCGGCCTCGCCGAGGGTTTCGAGCACGACGACGGGCTCGCCTTTTTCCAGTTCCAGCGCCCTGGCAACCTCAGTCGTGGCAGGAATGACGCCGGACGAGATAAGCTCCCCGCGCGGTTTTCGTTCCTGGCGAAGCAGGTTCTCGTGGAAACGGGTGCGCGCGCCCACCGCGTAGTCGATGACCTGTTCGCGCACGAAGCTGCCGCTGCCCTGTTCCGTGCGAATCAGCTCCTTTTCCGCGAGGAGCGTCAGCGCCCGCCGCACCGTGTGGCGGTTGACCCCGAAGCGTTCGGCCAGTTCCTGCTCTGTGGGGAGTTTGCTGCCGGGCGGCAACTCGCCCTCCTTGATCCTGAACTCCAGCCAGTCCTGAATCTGCCGCCACAGGGCCACCCCGTTTCTGCGTTGTAACTCCATCGCCGCCTCCCCGAATGCAAATTGTCACAGAATGCTGAGACTTCAATCCCAGTCGAAAGACATAGATGTCTATACAAATTTTCATATTGTGGAGTTTTCGTGATGTCAACTGAAGAGACAACGCGGCAGGAGTGGATGGCCGCCCTGGCCCTGGCCCCGGAAGCCCGGTTGCGGGATGCCTGGAACGGTCTGGACGCGCAGCCGCAGTACAAAATCGTGCGCGGGCCGGAAACGGGACTGGTCATGGTCAGGGCCCGGACCGGCAACACCGGGGAGCGGTTCAACCTGGGCGAGATGAGCGTGACCCGCTGTACGGTGGCCCTGGACCAGGGAGTCATGGGCCACGCCTTCATCGGCGGTCTCTGCCATGAACGCGCCCGTCTGGCGGCGGTGTTCGACGCCTTGCTGCAACTTCCTGAGAGGTGCGAGGAACTGCGCCGCACGCTGATCAGTCCGTTGCGACAGGAACGGCAGGCGCATCTGGCCAGGCGGCGGGACGAGGTGCGTCCGAGCAGGGTCGATTTCTTCACCCTCGTGCGGGGGGAGGAATGATGCTGCAATCCATTCCCGCCGGTTTTGCCCGCCCGGTTTATGAAAGCCAGGGCACGTTCCGCGCCATCCTCGAAGCCATGTCCCGGCCAGGCAGCCTCGTGCCACTTCCCGTTCAGGCCGACGGGCCGCGTGGCTGGAGCGGCGGCATGGCCTCCGTGGTCCTGACCTTGTGCGACATGGACACCCCGGTCTGGCTCGACGCCCAGGCAGCCACCGACGACGCCCGGCGTTTTCTGCGCTTTCACTGCGCGTGCCCGCTGACCGACGCTCCGGCAAAGGCTTCCTTCGCCGTGGTCTTGAGCCACGCGCTCATGCCGTCGCTGGACGTGTTATCCTTGGGCAGTTCCGAATATCCCGAACAATCGACCACCGTGCTGCTGGCCACGGATTTTGATGCCGCCCCGGGCGAAAGCATCAGCGTCATGGGGCCGGGAGTGGACGGGGAGGAGCGTCTGCCCCTTTCCTGGCTTCCTCCCGGGTTCGTTGCCGACTGGCGCGGCAACGGCCGTCTTTTTCCCCGGGGCGTGGATTTGATCCTTGTCGGCCAGGCCCATGTCGTGGGCTTGCCCCGGACCCTTAAAATGGAGGACCGGCCATGTATGTAGCTGTCAAGGGCGGCGAGAAGGCCATTGCCGCCGCGCACAGGCTGCTGGCCCGGGAGCGGCGCGGCGACGAGTCCGTGCCGGAAATTTCCCTGGAGCAGATCCGCCAGCAGCTGTCCCTGTCGGTGGACCGGGTCATGAGCGAGGGCTCCCTTTACGATCCGCACCTTGCGGCCCTGGCCGTGAAGCAGGCGAGGGGCGACCTGATGGAGGCCATCTTTCTGCTGCGCGCCTACCGCACGACCTTGCCGCGCTTTGGCTACGCCCTGCCCATGGACACGTCACGGATGCATGTTCGCCGCCGCATTTCCGCGACGTTCAAGGACGTCCCTGGCGGTCAGCTGCTCGGACCGACCTTCGACTACACCCATCGTTTGCTTGATTGGGGCCTGGCCGGGGCACAGGAGCAGGAAGGGGGAGTCCCGGTGCCGACGGAGATCGACGAAGCGACTAACACGCGTGGCACGCCCGGCACGCCGAACATGCCGCGCGTGCTCGATGTGCTGGGCCGCGAAGGCATCATCGAATCCGAGGGCCGGGGCGACGATCCCGAACCGGGCGACCTGACCCGCCACCCCTTGACCCTTCCCGCCGGACGCTCCATGCGCCTCCAGAATCTGGCCCGCGCCGACGAGGGCTTCCTGCTGGCCATGGGCTATTCCACCCAGCGCGGCTTCGGCAATTCCCATCCCTTTGTCGGTGAGATCCGCATGGGCGAGGTGGAAATCGAATTTGTGCCGGAAGAACTGGGTTTTTCCGTGACCATCGGCGAGATCACCCTGACCGAGTGCGAGACCGTGAACCAGTTCATCGGCTCCGGCGACGCCCGCTTCACGCGCGGCTATGGCCTGACCTTTGGCCAGGGCGAACGCAAGGCCATGAGCATGGCCCTGGTGGACAGGTCGCTGCGCGCCGGGGAGCTGGGCGAGGAGGTGCGCGGACCGGCCCAGGATCAGGAATTTGTCCTCTACCACAGCGACAACGTCGAAGCCTCGGGCTTTGTGCAACATCTGAAGCTGCCGCATTACGTTGATTTCCAGTCCGAACTGGCCCTGGTGCGCGGGTTGCGCAGGGACGCCGCAGGCAAGGAGGAAGACCATGAACGCTGAAGCCATGCCCGGATACAACTATGCATATCTGGACGAGCAGACCAAGGGCATGATTCGCCGTGCAATTTTAAAGGCCGTGGCCATCCCCGGCTATCAGGTCCCCTTCGGCAGCCGCGAGATGCCTCTGCCTTACGGCTGGGGTACCGGCGGCATCCAGATCACGGCCGGCATCATCGGTCCTGATGACGTCTTGAAAGTCATCGACCAGGGGGCCGACGACACGACCAACGCGGTTTCCATCCGTTCCTTTTTCGCCAGAACGGCGCAGGTGGCCACAACCACCGCCACGGAAGAGGCCACGGTCATCCAGACCCGGCACCGCATCCCGGAAGCGCCGCTCAAATCCGGCCAGATTCTCGTCTATCAGGTGCCCATCCCCGAACCTCTGCGCTTCATGGAGCCCAGCGAGTCCGAGACGCGGACCATGCACGCTTTGGAGGAATACGGGGTCATGCACGTCAAGCTCTATGAGGACATAGCCGTACACGGCCGCATCGCCACCAGCTACAACTATCCCGTCAAGGTCGAGGGTCGCTACATCATGTGCCCATCCCCCATCCCCAAATTCGACAATCCCAAGATGGACGACTGCTCGGCCCTGCAGCTTTTCGGCGCAGGACGCGAAAAGCGCATCTACGCCATCCCGCCCCACACCAGGGTGAAGAGCCTGGATTTCGAGGACCATCCCTTCGAGATCCAGGCCTGGGACGAAGCCTGCGCCATCTGCGGATCGCGGCAGAGCTTTCTCGACGAGATCATCACCGACGACCGAGGTGGACGCATGTTCGTCTGTTCGGATTCGGATTACTGCGCGCGGCGCGTGCGTGAGCAGGAGGATAAGTGATGGATGATGAACTGCTTCGCGTCACGGGTCTGACCCGCTACTACGGAAACCGCGTGGGCTGCCGCGACGTGAATTTTACCCTCTGGCCCGGCGAGGTACTGGCCATTGTCGGTGAGTCGGGTTCGGGCAAGTCCACGCTTTTGAGCCTTTTGTCCGGACGGCTGATGCCCACCAGGGGGGAGGTGTCCTACCGGGACCGGGACGGCCGCTGGCTGTCCCTGGCCGAACTGTCCGAGGCCGACCGCCGCCGCCTGCAGCGCACGGACCTGGGCGTCGTGCACCAGAATCCGCGCGACGGGCTGCGCATGCGCGTCAGCGCCGGAGGCAACATCGGCGAACGGCTCATGGCCTTGGGAGATCGTCATTATGGGCGGATCCGCAGGGCGGGCCTGGACTGGATGGAGCGGGTCGAACTGGACCAGGCCCGCATCGACGATCACCCCTCGGCCTTTTCCGGCGGCATGCAGCAGCGCTTGCAGATCGCCCGCAACTTGGTCACGGAGCCGCGCCTCATTTTCATGGACGAGCCCACCAGCGGCCTTGACGTCTCAGTCCAGGCCAAGCTCCTGGACCTGTTGCGCCATCTGGTCTCGTCCCTGGGGCTGGCCGTGGTGCTGGTCACCCACGATCTGGCCGTGGCCCGCATCCTGGCCCATCGCATGATGGTCATGCGCGGCGGCGAGGTCGTGGAGACGGGCCTGTCCGATCAGGTTCTGGACGACCCGT is a genomic window of Desulfomicrobium baculatum DSM 4028 containing:
- the phnK gene encoding phosphonate C-P lyase system protein PhnK: MDDELLRVTGLTRYYGNRVGCRDVNFTLWPGEVLAIVGESGSGKSTLLSLLSGRLMPTRGEVSYRDRDGRWLSLAELSEADRRRLQRTDLGVVHQNPRDGLRMRVSAGGNIGERLMALGDRHYGRIRRAGLDWMERVELDQARIDDHPSAFSGGMQQRLQIARNLVTEPRLIFMDEPTSGLDVSVQAKLLDLLRHLVSSLGLAVVLVTHDLAVARILAHRMMVMRGGEVVETGLSDQVLDDPCHPYTQLLVSSILQA
- the ettA gene encoding energy-dependent translational throttle protein EttA; translated protein: MSDEPNKIIYSMLKVSRFYDKKPVIKDISLSFFYGAKIGVLGLNGSGKSSLLKIMAGVDKEYNGQIVISPGYSVGYLEQEPKLDPERTVREIVQEAVQETVDLMQEFEDINAKFAEPMSDDEMDALIARQADVQEKLDAQDAWELDSKLEMAMEALRCPEPETKIGVLSGGEKRRVALCRLLLQKPDILLLDEPTNHLDAETIAWLEHHLQQYQGTIIAVTHDRYFLDNVAGWILELDRGVGIPWKGNYSSWLEQKQNRLAQEEKEESARQRTLKHELEWINMSPKGRHAKAKARISSYENLLNQETKDKIKTLELFIPSGPRLGDVVIEADHVKKAYEDKLLIEDMSFALPPGGIVGVIGPNGAGKTTLFRMISGQEKPDSGEIRLGQTVKLAHVEQDRDVLDPKKSVWEMVSGGYDTINIGGRDINSRAYVSKFNFAGPDQQKTVGMLSGGERNRLHLALMLKKEANVLLLDEPTNDLDVNTMRALEEALENFAGCAVVISHDRWFLDRIATHILAFEGDSQVVWFEGNYSEYEKDLKRRTGNTLTVPRRIRYRQLTR
- the phnF gene encoding phosphonate metabolism transcriptional regulator PhnF — protein: MELQRRNGVALWRQIQDWLEFRIKEGELPPGSKLPTEQELAERFGVNRHTVRRALTLLAEKELIRTEQGSGSFVREQVIDYAVGARTRFHENLLRQERKPRGELISSGVIPATTEVARALELEKGEPVVVLETLGEADGARICLASAHFPQARFPGLAEHFRETGSVTQALRHYGVMDYRRKSTHISSRLPTAREARMLRQAKTRPVLVTESVNVDPREWPIEFCETRFASERVQFIIET
- a CDS encoding carbon-phosphorus lyase complex subunit PhnI is translated as MYVAVKGGEKAIAAAHRLLARERRGDESVPEISLEQIRQQLSLSVDRVMSEGSLYDPHLAALAVKQARGDLMEAIFLLRAYRTTLPRFGYALPMDTSRMHVRRRISATFKDVPGGQLLGPTFDYTHRLLDWGLAGAQEQEGGVPVPTEIDEATNTRGTPGTPNMPRVLDVLGREGIIESEGRGDDPEPGDLTRHPLTLPAGRSMRLQNLARADEGFLLAMGYSTQRGFGNSHPFVGEIRMGEVEIEFVPEELGFSVTIGEITLTECETVNQFIGSGDARFTRGYGLTFGQGERKAMSMALVDRSLRAGELGEEVRGPAQDQEFVLYHSDNVEASGFVQHLKLPHYVDFQSELALVRGLRRDAAGKEEDHER
- the phnH gene encoding phosphonate C-P lyase system protein PhnH; amino-acid sequence: MMLQSIPAGFARPVYESQGTFRAILEAMSRPGSLVPLPVQADGPRGWSGGMASVVLTLCDMDTPVWLDAQAATDDARRFLRFHCACPLTDAPAKASFAVVLSHALMPSLDVLSLGSSEYPEQSTTVLLATDFDAAPGESISVMGPGVDGEERLPLSWLPPGFVADWRGNGRLFPRGVDLILVGQAHVVGLPRTLKMEDRPCM
- the phnG gene encoding phosphonate C-P lyase system protein PhnG, giving the protein MSTEETTRQEWMAALALAPEARLRDAWNGLDAQPQYKIVRGPETGLVMVRARTGNTGERFNLGEMSVTRCTVALDQGVMGHAFIGGLCHERARLAAVFDALLQLPERCEELRRTLISPLRQERQAHLARRRDEVRPSRVDFFTLVRGEE
- a CDS encoding methyltransferase family protein, with protein sequence MMNTQSLACKVLMPAYGIIVAGSILENLLLGTDWFLLGSVIGFLWLAAGLVGLTLAVRELRKGEGYMLVESGPFAWSRNPILAANLLGIMPGLCLVLNTNLGILGIAVGIFLFFKNVGAEELELEDQFGETYQAYRERVSRLLPLPSCPEN
- a CDS encoding alpha-D-ribose 1-methylphosphonate 5-phosphate C-P-lyase PhnJ produces the protein MNAEAMPGYNYAYLDEQTKGMIRRAILKAVAIPGYQVPFGSREMPLPYGWGTGGIQITAGIIGPDDVLKVIDQGADDTTNAVSIRSFFARTAQVATTTATEEATVIQTRHRIPEAPLKSGQILVYQVPIPEPLRFMEPSESETRTMHALEEYGVMHVKLYEDIAVHGRIATSYNYPVKVEGRYIMCPSPIPKFDNPKMDDCSALQLFGAGREKRIYAIPPHTRVKSLDFEDHPFEIQAWDEACAICGSRQSFLDEIITDDRGGRMFVCSDSDYCARRVREQEDK